A genomic region of Raphanus sativus cultivar WK10039 chromosome 6, ASM80110v3, whole genome shotgun sequence contains the following coding sequences:
- the LOC130496770 gene encoding 40S ribosomal protein S3-2 isoform X1 has product MATQISKKRKFVADGVFYAELNEVLTRELAEDGYSGVEVRVTPMRTEIIIRATRTQNVLGEKGRRIRELTSLVQKRFRFPQDSVELYAEKVANRGLCAIAQAESLRYKLLGGLAVRRACYGVLRFVMESGAKGCEVIVSGKLRAARAKSMKFKDGYMVSSGQPTKEYIDSAVRHVLLRQGVLGIKVKVMLDWDPKGVLGPKTPLPDVVIIHSPKEDDVSSAPAQVAAPAALLPEAPLTAVDYPEMIPVA; this is encoded by the exons ATGGCGACGCAAATCAGCAAGAAGAGGAAG TTTGTAGCCGATGGTGTGTTCTACGCTGAGTTGAACGAGGTGCTAACTAGGGAGCTAGCAGAGGATGGTTACTCAGGTGTGGAGGTTAGGGTTACTCCAATGAGGACTGAGATTATCATCAGAGCCACCCGTACTCAAAATGTTCTCG gtGAGAAGGGAAGGAGAATCAGAGAGTTGACGTCCCTTGTTCAGAAGAGATTCAGATTCCCTCAAGACAGCGTTGAGCTTTACGCTGAGAAGGTTGCCAACAGAGGTCTCTGTGCCATCGCTCAGGCTGAGTCTCTCCGTTACAAGCTCCTCGGTGGTCTTGCCGTTCGCAG GGCATGCTATGGTGTCTTGAGATTCGTCATGGAGAGTGGCGCTAAGGGATGTGAG GTCATTGTGAGTGGAAAGCTTCGTGCAGCTCGTGCCAAGTCCATGAAATTCAAGGACGGTTACATGGTTTCCTCTGGTCAACCCACCAAAGAGTACATCGACTCCGCAGTCAGACATGTTCTGCTCAGACAG GGTGTGCTCGGAATCAAGGTCAAGGTCATGCTTGACTGGGACCCTAAGGGAGTATTGGGACCAAAGACACCATTGCCTGATGTTGTCATCATCCATTCTCCCAAGGAAGATGATGTTAGCTCTGCTCCCGCTCAGGTTGCTGCTCCGGCTGCACTTCTACCAGAAGCTCCCCTCACAGCCGTAGATTACCCTGAGATGATCCCTGTCGCCTAG
- the LOC108810609 gene encoding mitogen-activated protein kinase kinase kinase 20-like, with protein MSMEYAAGGSLSSFIKKRLLIRDFTRMILQGLVSIHGNGYVHCDLKPDNLLVFPRYEEAAVGGGGVMKEVSYELKLSDFGMSTEAGEESVFWEFDSPYLGTPLYMSPESVNYGVAEKSLDLWSLGCVVLEMYTGESPWALQDSDEILRHLLDGKSPEIPDSLPWHARQFLQTCFTRNPVERGSASGLLKHPFLLSDQKKVMVTGAGNRRKSVMKKPLRVKIIPPKPPQFKKIANKPLRLKIIPPKPPGCSLVSVQ; from the coding sequence ATGTCGATGGAGTACGCAGCTGGTGGAAGTTTAtcttcttttatcaaaaaaaggTTGTTGATCAGAGACTTCACTCGAATGATTCTTCAAGGACTTGTCTCTATACATGGTAACGGATACGTCCACTGCGATCTCAAACCGGACAATCTTCTTGTGTTCCCGCGTTATGAAGAAGCTGctgttggtggtggtggtgtaaTGAAAGAAGTTTCGTACGAGTTGAAGCTTTCTGATTTTGGGATGTCGACAGAAGCTGGAGAGGAGTCAGTGTTTTGGGAGTTTGATTCTCCCTACTTGGGAACGCCTCTTTACATGTCTCCCGAGTCTGTTAACTACGGCGTCGCGGAGAAGTCGTTAGACTTGTGGTCGTTAGGTTGCGTTGTGTTGGAGATGTACACAGGAGAGTCTCCGTGGGCGTTGCAAGATTCTGACGAGATTTTGCGTCATCTCTTGGATGGGAAGTCGCCAGAGATTCCAGACTCTCTTCCTTGGCATGCAAGACAGTTTCTACAAACGTGTTTCACAAGAAATCCCGTGGAGAGAGGAAGCGCTTCGGGTCTGTTGAAGCATCCGTTTCTTCTTTCTGATCAGAAGAAAGTGATGGTTACCGGCGCCGGAAATAGGAGGAAGTCTGTTATGAAGAAGCCACTAAGAGTGAAGATTATTCCACCAAAGCCACCGCAGTTTAAGAAAATAGCGAATAAACCCTTGAGGTTGAAGATTATACCTCCTAAACCACCAGGATGCAGTCTCGTTTCTGTTCAGTAG
- the LOC108806701 gene encoding probable glutathione peroxidase 2 has protein sequence MADESPQSIYDFTVKDISGNDVSLSQFKGKTLLIVNVASKCGLTDANYKELNVLYEKYKEQGLEILAFPCNQFLGQEPGNNEEIQQTVCTRFKAEFPIFDKVDVNGKNTAPLYKYLKAEKGGLLIDAIKWNFTKFLVSPDGKVSQRYSPRTSPLQFEKDIQALLGQASS, from the exons ATGGCGGATGAATCTCCACAGTCTATCTACGACTTCACCGTCAAG GATATCTCAGGTAACGATGTGAGTTTGAGCCAATTCAAAGGCAAAACTCTTCTGATTGTAAACGTTGCCTCCAAATG TGGACTGACGGATGCGAACTACAAGGAACTCAATGTTTTGTACGAAAAATACAAGGAACAAG GGTTGGAGATATTAGCATTTCCATGCAATCAGTTTTTGGGACAAGAACCAGGAAACAATGAAGAGATTCAGCAAACTGTCTGCACAAGGTTCAAAGCTGAGTTCCCCATCTTTGACAAG GTAGATGTGAACGGGAAGAACACGGCCCCGTTATACAAATACTTGAAAGCAGAGAAAGGAGGATTGCTCATTGACGCAATCAAATGGAACTTCACAAAGTTCTTGGTTTCTCCTGACGGTAAAGTCTCCCAGAGATATTCTCCCAGAACCTCCCCTCTTCAATTCGAG AAAGACATTCAAGCTCTGCTGGGACAGGCTTCTTCTTGA
- the LOC108807291 gene encoding tRNA(His) guanylyltransferase 1, whose protein sequence is MANSKYEYVKSFESEDEVMLPNLILVRIDGRDFSRFSQVHEFEKPNDEAALNLMNSCSAALLEEFPDIIFAYGYSDEYSFVFKKTSRFYQRRASKILSLVASFFAAVYVTKWKEFFPQRKLEYAPSFTSQVVSCASPEVLQAYLAWRQQDCHANNQYETCFWMLVKSGKTITETQELLKDTQKQQKNELLFQKFGINYKTLPELFRQGSCLFKTKVEETVKHDENGNPVKRLRRKAVSVHSENIAARSFWNEHASLYNDLGHFTKDIGRVEPDFVRSFQFENKLLPLTWVVVRIDGSHFHRFSDIHEFEKPNDEQALKLMNSCAVAVLEEFEDIQFAYGVSDEYSFVLKRESELYQRQPSKIISAIASLFTSTYVIRWGDFFAHKELKYPPSFDGRAVCYPTYKILLDYLAWRQVDCHINNQYNTCFWMLVKSGKTKTQSQDYLKGTQTREKNELLSRQFGIEYNTLPLIFRMGSSVYRSKEPIAVENGVVSGKKLKREGEVVVDHCNIIESCFWEEHQHILSYS, encoded by the exons ATGGCGAATAGCAAGTACGAGTACGTCAAGTCATTCGAATCTGAAGATGAAGTTATGCTTCCTAATTTGATCCTTGTTCGGATCGATGGTCGTGACTTCTCTAG GTTTTCCCAAGTTCATGAGTTTGAGAAGCCTAATGATGAAGCAGCTCTCAATCTTATGAATTCATGCTCCGCTGCGCTTTTGGAAGAGTTTCCTGATATCATCTTTGCATATGGATACAGTGATGAATACAG cTTTGTGTTCAAGAAAACGTCAAGATTCTACCAGAGACGAGCCAG TAAGATTTTGTCGTTGGTAGCTTCCTTCTTTGCTGCAGTGTATGTTACTAAGTGGAAAGAGTTCTTTCCCCAAAGAAAACTAGAATACGCTCCTTCTTTCACCTCACAAGTTGTTAGTTGCGCATCGCCAGAGGTTCTTCAAGCTTATCTCGCGTGGAGACAACAGGACT GCCACGCCAATAATCAATATGAAACTTGTTTTTGGATGTTAGTTAAAAGTGGAAAGACCATAACCGAAACACAAGAGCTTCTTAAG GATACACAAAAGCAGCAGAAAAATGAGCTTCTCTTTCAAAAATTTGGTATCAATTACAAGACGCTTCCCGAATTGTTTCGCCAAGGATCATGTCTTTTCAAGACAAAg GTGGAAGAAACTGTGAAGCATGACGAAAATGGCAATCCTGTAAAAAGATTAAGGAGAAAGGCTGTTTCTGTACATTCAGAGAATATTGCTGCAAGAAGCTTTTGGAACGAGCACGCTTCCCTATATAATGATCTTGGTCACTTCACTAAAGATATTGGCAGAGTTGAACCAGATTTCGTTAGGTCGTTTCAGTTTGAGAACAAATTGTTACCTTTAACATGGGTCGTTGTTAGGATTGACGGCTCTCACTTTCACAG GTTTTCTGACATTCATGAATTTGAGAAGCCAAATGATGAGCAAGCTCTGAAACTTATGAATTCATGTGCAGTGGCTGTTCTCGAGGAGTTTGAGGATATTCAATTTGCCTATGGTGTAAGTGATGAGTACAG CTTTGTTTTGAAGAGAGAATCTGAGCTCTACCAAAGACAACCCAG CAAGATAATATCTGCAATTGCATCCTTGTTTACATCCACATATGTGATAAGATGGGGAGATTTCTTCGCTCACAAAGAACTGAAGTACCCTCCATCGTTTGATGGGCGAGCAGTATGCTATCCAACGTACAAGATTCTTTTGGATTATTTGGCGTGGAGACAAGTTGACT GCCATATCAATAATCAGTACAATACATGTTTCTGGATGCTTGTTAAGTCTGGAAAAACCAAAACACAATCCCAAGATTACTTAAAG GGCACCCAAACACGAGAGAAGAACGAGCTGCTTAGCCGTCAGTTTGGAATTGAGTACAATACATTACCTCTAATCTTTCGAATGGGTTCCTCGGTTTACCGCTCAAAG GAACCCATTGCAGTCGAGAATGGAGTAGTTTCAGGGAAGAAACTGAAACGGGAAGGAGAAGTGGTGGTAGATCATTGCAACATTATTGAAAGCTGTTTCTGGGAGGAACATCAACACATCCTTAGCTATTCATGA
- the LOC108808697 gene encoding mitogen-activated protein kinase kinase kinase 20-like, producing the protein MMASMEFVKPLGKGSYGSVNLIKFTKHDDCSKPFYYAVKSSNAQDYDSLNNEFQILSKLRDCQGIMQTFGTSLWRGVDDHGNRVYSMSMEYAAGGSLSSFIKKRLLTDRMIRDFTRMILQGLVSIHGNGYVHCDLKPDNLLVFPRYEEAAVGGGGVMKEVSYELKLSDFGMSTEAGEESVFWEFDSPYLGTPLYMSPESVNYGVAEKSLDLWSLGCVVLEMYTGESPWALQDSHEILRHLLDGKSPEIPDSLPWDARQFLQTCFARNPVVRGSATGLLKHPFLLSDQKKVMVTGAGGRRKPVVAVLKSKDVMKKPLRVKIIPPKPPQFKKVVDRPLRLKIIPPKPPGCNLVFVQ; encoded by the coding sequence ATGATGGCGTCTATGGAGTTTGTGAAGCCCTTAGGCAAAGGTTCGTATGGTTCAGTCAATCTCATCAAGTTCACTAAACACGACGACTGCTCGAAGCCATTCTACTACGCTGTGAAAAGTTCGAACGCACAAGACTACGATTCCCTCAACAACGAGTTTCAGATTCTATCGAAACTCAGAGATTGTCAAGGGATCATGCAAACCTTCGGGACATCTCTGTGGAGAGGAGTCGATGATCACGGGAACAGAGTTTATAGTATGTCGATGGAGTACGCAGCTGGTGGAAGTTTAtcttcttttatcaaaaaaaggTTGTTGACCGACAGAATGATCAGAGACTTCACTCGAATGATTCTTCAAGGACTTGTCTCTATACATGGTAACGGATACGTCCACTGCGATCTCAAACCGGACAATCTTCTTGTGTTCCCGCGTTATGAAGAAGCTGctgttggtggtggtggtgtaaTGAAAGAAGTTTCGTACGAGTTGAAGCTTTCTGATTTTGGGATGTCGACAGAAGCTGGAGAGGAGTCGGTGTTTTGGGAGTTTGATTCTCCATACTTGGGAACGCCTCTTTACATGTCTCCCGAGTCTGTTAACTACGGCGTCGCGGAGAAGTCGTTAGACCTGTGGTCGTTAGGCTGCGTTGTGTTGGAGATGTACACAGGAGAGTCTCCGTGGGCGTTGCAAGATTCTCATGAGATTTTACGTCATCTCTTGGATGGGAAGTCGCCAGAGATTCCAGACTCTCTTCCTTGGGACGCAAGGCAGTTTCTACAAACGTGTTTCGCAAGAAATCCTGTGGTGAGAGGAAGCGCTACGGGTCTGTTGAAGCATCCGTTTCTTCTTTCTGATCAGAAGAAAGTGATGGTTACCGGCGCTGGAGGTAGGAGAAAGCCGGTGGTGGCGGTTCTAAAGTCTAAAGATGTTATGAAGAAGCCACTAAGAGTGAAGATTATTCCACCAAAGCCACCGCAGTTTAAGAAAGTTGTGGATAGACCCTTGAGGTTGAAGATTATACCTCCGAAACCGCCAGGATGCAATCTCGTTTTTGTCCAGTAG